One stretch of Aeromicrobium fastidiosum DNA includes these proteins:
- the zwf gene encoding glucose-6-phosphate dehydrogenase — protein sequence MTEQLTNPLRDPRDRRLPRIAGPCSLIMFGVTGDLAKKKLIPAVYDLANRGLLPPGFALVGFARQDFGTESFAKVIKQAAKDGARTPWSETVWKQLAAGIRFVPGEFDDDAAWERLADTMAELDEQQGTGGNHAFYLSIPPGLFPVVVSQIKKHGLAESSQGWRRVVIEKPFGHDLASAEELNRIVADVFASESVFRIDHYLGKETVQNILAFRFANGMFEPIWNNHYVDHVQITMAEDIGIGSRAGYYDGIGAARDVIQNHLLQLMALIAMEEPVSFNASSLRLEKQKILANARPPARMDLHTAQAQYLAGWAGGEKVRGYLEEDGVPDGSRAETYAAIRVDVSTRRWAGVPFYLRTGKRLGRRVTEVAVIFKRAPHQPFSKNDIEELGQNALVMRIQPDEGVTLRFGAKVPGTTMEIRDVNMDFAYGGAFVESSPEAYERLILDVLLGDPPLFPQHEEVELAWKILDPVIDHWKSCTTIDSYPSGTWGPASADEMMARDGRTWRRP from the coding sequence ATGACCGAACAGCTCACCAACCCGCTCAGGGATCCCCGCGACCGCCGCCTCCCCCGCATCGCGGGCCCCTGCAGCCTGATCATGTTCGGCGTCACGGGCGACCTGGCCAAGAAGAAGCTCATCCCCGCGGTCTACGACCTCGCCAACCGGGGGCTGCTGCCGCCCGGTTTCGCGCTGGTCGGCTTCGCCCGCCAGGACTTCGGCACCGAGTCGTTCGCCAAGGTCATCAAGCAGGCCGCCAAGGACGGTGCCCGCACCCCGTGGAGCGAGACCGTCTGGAAGCAGCTCGCGGCGGGCATCCGGTTCGTCCCGGGCGAGTTCGACGACGACGCGGCCTGGGAGCGGCTCGCCGACACGATGGCCGAGCTCGACGAGCAGCAGGGCACCGGCGGCAACCACGCGTTCTACCTGTCGATCCCGCCGGGACTGTTCCCCGTCGTCGTCTCGCAGATCAAGAAGCACGGCCTCGCCGAGTCGTCGCAGGGCTGGCGACGCGTCGTCATCGAGAAGCCCTTCGGGCACGATCTCGCCTCGGCCGAGGAGCTCAACCGCATCGTCGCCGACGTCTTCGCGAGCGAGTCGGTGTTCCGCATCGACCACTACCTCGGCAAGGAGACCGTCCAGAACATCCTGGCATTCCGCTTCGCCAACGGGATGTTCGAGCCGATCTGGAACAACCACTACGTCGACCACGTGCAGATCACGATGGCCGAGGACATCGGGATCGGCTCGCGGGCGGGCTACTACGACGGCATCGGCGCGGCACGCGACGTCATCCAGAACCACCTGCTGCAGCTCATGGCCCTCATCGCGATGGAGGAGCCCGTCTCGTTCAACGCGTCGTCGCTGCGGCTCGAGAAGCAGAAGATACTGGCCAACGCCCGGCCCCCGGCCCGCATGGACCTGCACACCGCCCAGGCGCAGTACCTGGCCGGCTGGGCGGGCGGCGAGAAGGTGCGCGGCTACCTGGAGGAGGACGGCGTCCCCGACGGCTCACGGGCCGAGACGTACGCCGCGATCCGTGTCGACGTCTCGACCCGCCGCTGGGCGGGCGTGCCGTTCTACCTGCGCACCGGCAAGCGGCTCGGCCGCCGAGTCACCGAGGTCGCGGTCATCTTCAAGCGCGCCCCCCACCAGCCGTTCAGCAAGAACGACATCGAGGAGCTCGGCCAGAACGCGCTGGTCATGCGCATCCAGCCCGACGAGGGCGTGACGCTGCGCTTCGGCGCCAAGGTGCCCGGCACGACGATGGAGATCCGCGACGTCAACATGGACTTCGCCTACGGCGGTGCGTTCGTCGAGAGCAGTCCCGAGGCGTACGAGCGGCTCATCCTCGACGTCCTGCTGGGCGACCCGCCGCTGTTCCCGCAGCACGAGGAGGTCGAGCTGGCCTGGAAGATCCTCGATCCGGTCATCGACCACTGGAAGTCGTGCACGACCATCGACAGCTACCCGTCCGGCACGTGGGGTCCTGCCTCGGCTGACGAGATGATGGCCCGCGACGGCCGTACCTGGAGGCGTCCGTAG
- a CDS encoding glucose-6-phosphate dehydrogenase assembly protein OpcA — translation MEIALEKTNSARIARALVKARSAAGSPAMDMVLTLLVVTDDENVSEALRTATTLSREHPSRVIGVILGDGRGAAQLNAKVRVGENSSGESILLRISGELTRHAESVVLPLLLPDSPVVVWWPGKPPADPSEDAIGQLARRRLTDAEATSSPVRSLKAVARSYSPGDTDLSWTRLTPWRALLAAALDQSPGTVTGGTVVAGSGNPAATLLVAWLESRLGIDVTTRRSDSEQIASVVLNTSAGDVVIERIDATSCHFSVPGSSPREVPLGARTLAELLAEDLRRLDADDIYAETIAHMLKGTS, via the coding sequence ATGGAGATCGCACTCGAGAAGACCAACTCGGCCCGCATCGCGCGGGCCCTGGTCAAGGCACGCTCCGCGGCCGGCAGCCCGGCGATGGACATGGTTCTGACGCTGCTGGTGGTCACCGACGACGAGAACGTCAGCGAGGCCCTGCGCACCGCCACGACCCTGTCGCGCGAGCACCCCTCGCGCGTCATCGGCGTCATCCTCGGCGACGGACGCGGCGCTGCCCAGCTCAACGCCAAGGTGAGGGTCGGCGAGAACTCGTCGGGCGAGTCGATCCTGCTGCGCATCTCCGGCGAGCTGACCCGCCACGCCGAGTCGGTCGTCCTGCCACTGCTGCTGCCCGACTCCCCCGTCGTCGTCTGGTGGCCGGGCAAGCCGCCCGCCGATCCGTCCGAGGACGCGATCGGCCAGCTCGCCCGGCGCCGACTCACCGATGCCGAGGCGACGTCATCGCCCGTGCGCTCGCTCAAGGCCGTCGCCCGGTCGTACTCCCCCGGCGACACCGACCTGTCGTGGACCCGTCTCACGCCCTGGCGGGCGCTGCTCGCCGCCGCGCTCGACCAGTCGCCGGGCACCGTCACCGGTGGCACGGTGGTCGCGGGATCGGGCAATCCCGCCGCGACCCTGCTGGTCGCGTGGCTCGAGAGCCGTCTCGGCATCGACGTCACGACGCGCCGCAGCGACTCCGAGCAGATCGCCTCGGTCGTGCTCAACACGTCGGCGGGCGATGTGGTGATCGAGCGCATCGACGCGACGTCGTGCCACTTCAGCGTGCCGGGCTCCTCGCCGCGCGAGGTGCCGCTGGGTGCGCGGACGCTGGCCGAGCTGCTGGCCGAGGACCTGCGCCGGCTCGACGCCGACGACATCTACGCGGAGACCATCGCGCACATGCTGAAGGGCACCTCATGA